Part of the Oncorhynchus kisutch isolate 150728-3 unplaced genomic scaffold, Okis_V2 scaffold2386, whole genome shotgun sequence genome is shown below.
tggaactctacaaatacctaggtgtctggctagactgtaaactttcctttcagactcatattaaacatcaacaatacaaaattaaatctagaatcggcttcctatcgcgcaacaaagcctccttcactcacgccgccaaacataccctcgtaaatctGACTagcctaccgatcctcgacgatgtcatttacaaaatagcctccaatactctactcagcaaactggatgcagtctatcacagtgccatccgttttgtcaccaaagccccaaataccacccaccactgcgacctgtatgctctagtcggctggccctcgctacatattcgtcgccagacccactggctccaggtcatctataagtctttgctaggtaaagctccgccttatgtcagctcactggtcaccataacaacacccacccatagcacgcactccagcaggtatatctcactggtcatccccaaagccaacaggttttttccatctatgtaacattgaaaaaaatctgaaacgttgtccaaaaatgatgcagaaaaaacccatgcttttgttacttctaggttagactactgcaatgctctactttctggctacccggataaagcactaaataaacttcagttagtgctaaatacggttgCTAGAATCCCGACTAGAACCAAACATTttaatattactccagtgctagcttcCCTACACcagcttcctgtcaaggcaagggctgatttcaaggttgtactgctaacctacaaagcattacatgggcttgctcctacctatctttccgatttggtcctgccgtacatacctacacgtacgctagtcacaagacgcaggcctcctaattgtccctagaatttctaagcaaacagctggaggcagggctttctcctatagagctccatttttatggaatggtctgcctacccatgggagagacgcaaactcggtctcaacttttaagtctttactgaagactcatctcttcagtgggtcatatgtagtctggcccaggagtgtgaaggtgaacggaaagactCTGGGGCAaagaaccacccttgctgtctctgcctggccggttcccctctttccactgggattctctgcctctaaccctattacaggggctgagtcactggcttactggtgctcattcatgccgtccctaggaggggtgcgtcacttgagtgggttgagtcactgatgtgatcttcctgtcttggGTTgggccgtggcagagatctttgtgggctatactcagccttgtctcaggatggtaagttggtggttgaagatatccctctagtggtgtggggctgtgctttggcaaagtgggtggggttatatccttcctgtttggccctgtccgggggtatcatcggatgggggcagtgtctcctgacccctcctgtctcaacctccagtatttatgctgcagtagtttgtgtcggggggctagggccagtttgttatatctggagtacttctcctgtcttatccggtgtcctgtgtgaatttaagtatgctctctctaattctctctttctcttggaggacttgagccctaggaccatgcctcaggactacctggcatgatgactccttgctgtccccagtccacctggccatgctgcagctccagtttcaactgttctgcctgcggctatggaatcctgacctgttcaccggacgtgctaccctttcccagacctattatttgaccatgctggtcatttacgaacatcttggccatattcggttataatctccacccggcacagccagaagaggactggtcacccctcatagcctggttcctctaggtttcttcctaggttttggcctttctagggagtttttcctagccaacgtgcttcaacacctgcattgcttgctgtttggggttttaggctgggtttctgtgcagcactttgagatatcagctgatgtacgaagggatatacagtggggcaaaaaagtatttagtcagccaccaattgtgcaagttctcccacttaaaaagatgagaggcctgtaattttcatcataggtacacttcaactatgacagacaaaacgagaattaaaaaaatccagaaaatcacattgtaggatttttaatgaatttatttgcaaattatggtggaaaataagtatttggtcacctacaaacaagcaagatttctggctctcacagacatgtaacttcttctttaaaagaggctcctctgtcctccactcgttacctgtattaatgttacctgtttgaacttgttatcagtataaaagacacctgtccacaacctcaaacagtcacactccaaactccactatggccaagaccaaagagctgtcaaaggacaccagaaacaaaattgtagacctgcaccaggctgggaagactgaatctgcaataggtaagcagcttggtttgaagaaatcaactgtgggagcaattattaggaaatggaagacatacaagaccactgataatctccctcgagcTGGGgttccacacaagatctcaccccgtggcgTCAAaaggatcacaagaacggtgagcaaaaatcccagaaccacacaggggggacctagtgaacgggggggggggggggggcctagtgtccccctgcttaagccagtacatgtccaggcccgtctgaagtttgctaaagagcatttggatgatccagaagaagattgggagaatgtcatatggtcagatgaaaccaaaatataactttttggtaagaactcaacttgtcgtgtttggaggacaaagaatgctgagttgcatccaaagaacactgaagcatgggggtggaaacatcatgctttggggctgtttttctgcaaagggaccaggacggcTGATCCGTGTGAAGGAATGAATGAGGCCATGTATcctgagattgagtgaaaacctccttccatcagcaagggcattgaagatgaaacgtggctgggtctttcagcatgacaatgatcccaaacacaccgccccgggcaacgaaggagtggcttcgtaagaagcatttcaagggcctgaagtggcctagccagtctccagatctcaaccccatagaaaatctttggagggagttgaaagtctgtgttgcccagcaacagccccaaaacatcactgctctagaggagatctgcatggaggaatgggccaaaataccagcaatagtgtgtgaaaaccttgtgaagacttacagaaaacatttgacccctgtcattgccaacaaagggtatataaacaaagtattgagataaacttttgtatgtgaccaaatactcattttccaccataatttgcaaatcaattcataaaaaatcctacaatgtgattttctggatttttttcttctcattttatctgtcatagttgaagtgtacctatgatgaaaattacaggcctctcacctttttaagtgggagaacttgcacaattggtggctgacaatacttttttgccccactgtatatacatttgatttgatcacctcCTTTGGCCGACCattccttccatttctctgctgccaatgactggaacgaatcgcAAAAATTGGAGACTGATacttccctcactaactttaaacatcagctaaccgattgctgcagctgtacatagcccatctgtaattagcccatccaatctacctacctcatccccatattgtttttatttacttttctgctcttttgcataccagtatttctacttgcacatctatcactccagtgttaatttgctaaactgtcattacttcgctactatggcctatttattgccttacctcctcacgccatttgcacacactgtatagactATTTTCCTCCCATTTCTTTCTCCATtgggttattgactgtacgcttgttaattccatgtgtaactctgtgttgtttgtgtcgcactgctttgctttatcttggccaggtcgcagttgtaaatgagaacttgttctcaactggccaacctggttaaataaaaaaataaaaccacCTTCCGTAACCCCAGTGTCAACCAGCTTTGGCAGAGTGAAGGCAGGCAACAGATCCTCCTCCCCTCAACtcataaaaaaacacacaaaaacaacaaccaTCGAGATTCTTCCTGGTTCTATAACGCCTGCCCCAGAGGAGACAGGATTGGCCGCTCCTCTCCCTGTGGGCCCTGTGATTGGCTGTTTCTATCCCTGCGGGCTCAGTGATTGGCTGCGTCCGTCCCCTCGTCCTGGGGTAGTGTCTCTTGAGGGCAATGTATGGTACCAAGTCTCTGATGATGACGATCCAATGACTGTGTCAGCAGTGAAGTAAACAAGCCAGCGCCACTTGGGATGATGACTACTCTGTGAGCCATCTCTgggctgtgttcattagggcacagcGAAGCAAAACACTTTGGAATGGAAAAACAAAAATGAGTGCCTCTTACTTTTTGGATATGTTCAGATAGcacctccctgtttcagtccgctTCGTGCCTACAGAACAGAACTCTGAATGCTGTGTCCTGGTCCACACTACTTTCTCTCACATACTGGACTGGCACCACACCCTGATAGCCAAATGGAGGATATCTGCCTCTTAAACGGGCATATCGGAAAGCCTTGTTTGGCTCATTGTGGATTCCAAATCTGTCTCATGAAAACATTAGATTACAAAATAGAATCAAATAGGATCTATAGTTCTAACGAGCAACTCATGCTGGAGAAACTAGTGGCAACTATCATCATGAGAACAGGTGAAAACCTTGACGAAATTGACCTAAAAGGGGCATTTGACCTTGAAGCACGTCATTTTCTAGCGTAGCCAACGCATGAAACCATAGTCTGAGCGGTGAAGGATTTATAACCAACTGGCTCCATCTGCTGGCCAGACGAGGGTTCTCACCTCACCCATAAACATTAATAAATATAGCTGTGTGTGTCAAGTGTATCATCTCTCTATGGGCTCACCTGTGTCATCTTGTCCACAGAGACAGGGATGCCGTCAATGGTGAGGGGGGGCAGCTCGGAGGTTAGTTCCCCCCCAGGGGGTGCGTGCTCGGCCAGGGCATTCTCCAGGTCCTCCAGGATCATGCCCTTGTACTTCCTCACCtgcagggagaaggaggaggggtaggaaAAGCATGGGTTAGTGGACGACCCAGAGCAGGGGGCAAAGGTCAAGGGAAGATTATCCCTAACCTTGTAAAAGCAGTCTGAGAACCAAACGTTGTGACATAGTGAAAATTGCAGGatagggctgggcaatatggactaaACCTCATATCCTGACATAGGTCAATTCATATCCCGATAACGATAGATATCACGATATAGCACATTTTCTGTCAATTCAATGAATAAATAGTTGATATAAAATGACCACACGTAAAGGCCCATTtcttattacattttgaattaaACTCAACAAATAAAAGGTACTTACTcatatttgattatttattttatttagaacCTTCGTGCAAATGTTCAATTAAGCATGAAACAAAATATAACATATTAATGTttaaaatcaacaacaaaaaaggtcaATAGAAAACACTTCAACTATAGTtgcaaacaaaataaatacaGGCCTAAAAtataggcagtcattgaaaataagaatttgttctcaactgacttgcagcctttttaaataaaagttataaataaattaaataaaaaacatatcaATTTGCATTTGGTACCTTGGGTCAAAACTCACGAAACGCCTGTTTCTGGACCGTGTAAATTGGGGCCATGTCTTTGCAGATGTAAGTTGTAACAGCAGCTGTTATCTCCTTCCATCTTCGTGATTCTTTGCCATATGCTGTGCCGCGGGCAAAAGCCTCTTGCCATGTCTGAGTCAGGGTTTGTTTTGAGCACCAGACTGTACTTTTTGGGGTCTCATCCGTACACTCTCTCCGTACTGTTTCACATGATTATTGCGTAGGTGGTAAGAGAGGTTAGTGGTGTTTAAACCTGTTGTTGGGACTGGCCTGTTTCACATGATTCTTGAGCTCCGTGTCTCTGTGCTCTGGGCCACGTTCATTctcctccatgtttgtttgtgttgcaaaTTTCCTTCTGCAAAGCGTCATCCAATTGATGAAAAATATTGCGGCAAAGAGAGTGTGATTAGGCACAGATCTCAGATCAGAAGACAAAGCCCTTAAatactaaccttaaccactaggAAGAAAAAATGTTTGGGGGTAAATATCTGTCGACACTGATATTTTCTTCTTTTCCTTGAGGTAAAGGAAAAGCCCTCGTCGAGTGAAGACGATGTTTCAGTCTACTGCTTTCACCAATCACAGATCAGGGTTTATTTCAACCAATGAAGGACAGAAGAGCAGATGCACTGAGAAAAGTTGAACTGGGCCATTGACTTAACCCCAATGTAAGGCAGGAACAGTGAACACAAACTCCTTATATGAAACACTAACTCCCTTTCTTCTGTGTTACAGATTCAGCCAAACATTATGAGGCGTTAACACATACTCCGTGTGTGTGGGAGACGTGTGgcagacgtgtgtctgtgtgggagacgtgtggcagacgtgtgtctgtgtggcagacgtgtgtctgtgtgggagacgtgtggcagacgtgtgtctgtgtgggagacgtgtggcagacgtgtgtctgtgtgggagacgtgtggcagacgtgtgtctgtgtgggagacgtgtggcagacgtgtgtctgtgtgggagacgtgtggcagacgtgtgtctgtgtgggagacgtgtggcagacgtgtgtctgtgtgggagacgtgtggcagacgtgtgtctgtgtgggagacgtgtggcagacgtgtgtctgtgtgggagacgtgtggcagacgtgtgtctgtgtgggagacgtgtggcagacgtgtgtctgtgtgggagacgtgtggcagacgtgtgtctgtgtgggagacgtgtggcagacgtgtgtctgtgtgggagacgTGTGGCAGAcgttgtgtctgtgtgggagacgTGTGGctgacgtgtgtctgtgtgggagacgtgtggcagacgtgtgtctgtgtgggagacgtgtggcagacgtgtgtctgtgtgggagacgtgtggcagacgtgtgtctgtgtgggagacgtgtggcagacgtgtgtctgtgtgggagacgTGTGGCAGACGTGTGTCTGCGTGGGAGACGTGTGGCAGACGTGTGTCTGCGTGGGAGACGTGTGGCAGACATGTGTCTGCGTGAGAGACGTGTGGCAGACATGTGTCTGCGTGAGAGACGTGTGGCAGACATGTTTCCACTCACCACATTCTCCAGCGGCGCAGCACCAAACACCTTGAACAAAGCGTTGGGCTTGGAGGGAGAGATGCACAGAACTATGGCCTGTTGGCCAACTCTGGTGGTGTACTCATCCAGGGTGGCTCGCAGTTTCCTACAGACACAAAAACACCAGGAAAATCACTCAAACGTCTTTCTAGTCACGGGGACTATAAAAACAAATAGCCATGACAAATGACTGTCATTCCATACTTGGATTAAAATAAAGTACCCCCTTTCCGAAAAAACTAAATAATTACAACTAAGTAAAGTGGGATACTAGTAGGATACTGTTCAGAATgacaagagaaagagaggcaggaaAACAGTGCCCTAGGTGAGTTCTGGGGTCATACactgtttttatttgacctttatttaaccaggcaagtcagttaagaacaaattcttattatcaatgacagcctaggaacagtgggttaactgcctgttcaggggcagaacgacagatttgtaccttgtcagctcggggatttgaacttgcaaccttccggttactagtccaatgctctaaccactaggctaccctgccgttctGGGCCACTCACCTCAGAAGGCGTGTCTGTTGTCTCTTGCGGATGGACGGGTTGGACTCGAAGATGTGGGGCCTCTTGCGTTTCTTGCCTGTTGCTACGGCAGCAGCTGCAGCCATACCTACTGGGCCTGTGAATAGAAATAAGACAGTTGAAATGGAGCAGTTAGCATTAGTGGTCTGACAGCACCATCTGCTGGTCAGTTATGTACATTACAACATGCATATGAAAAATTAACTACTCTTTTAGGTGAGGGGATCAGTTCAAAGACTTGTCAATGTCATGTCTGAAATAAGTAGATGGGGAAAAGATTCAGAAGAGTGTAGAACCCCCAAACGCAACTTTGGACCTGGACTCCAGGTCTACTGCATTTTCTTTCactgttcccctctaatcagggaccaATTTAGACCTGGGATACCAGGTGTATCCTcaattaatgatcaggtagaagagaaaaccagcaggctccggacctcaccGGGtcagagttgagtacccctggtgtaGATAGACATGTTATGTATAGAGCTGGTTATGATTGCCTACTCTACATGACAGGCAACCATGTCTTTCtgtttaccacagcattctgtaatTTTCATAAGGCGTGACCCTGATACAAGGGCCCCATGACCTAGCTTTGGCAGAGCAGATCCTGAATACAGTAACCTCTTCAAGACTGAGAACAAAGCGCTCATTTCACTCTGCTACTATACTGTCCTCCATCATGCCAAAGACCCCTCCTCTCATTGGCCAGGGCTCACCTGCAGCTGCCAGGTGCGCGGTCATCTCGTCATTGCCGGCCGAGTGAAGGATGTCTGAGTCATCATAGGCGTCGTCGTCAGGGGATGAGGGAGAGTCCTCGTCGGCGCTCAGCATGCTGTGATCTGTGTACGTGGCTACATGTACCTGCTGCACGGCGTGCTCCTCGATGGTGGTCATGTGTTCAGTCTGGTGAACGCTGTGGTCCTCCATGGCGTGGTGCTAGCCTCAAACACGAACTGAAGAGAATAGAAAATAACTTATTCCATTCATTTTTTTGGTGTCTCAGTATGTAACaacctgacaccacacacacaacatgctgGGACAGCCATAGAGAAGTGCTCCTGCCTCCTGGAGCAGAGTTGGGGTTTATGTGCTTTACGGCAATAGTTAGCACATGGGATATTGATGCAAGTAACCCAGAGACACACACGTGTCATTCAGGGGATTGTATAGGCCTACACCCACTTCTACTGTGATACTATCCCAGAAGTATGTTAACAGGGCTCAATTAAATAAAGCTTGTTATGTCAAGGGACTATATATGAAAATGTGTACTAGCTAAATTtgtgatacatgaaataactattattattacttttttgaacctttatttaactaggcaagtcagttaagaacaaatacttattttcaatgacggcctaggaacagtgggttaactgcctgttcaggggcagaacgacagatttgtaccttgtcagctcggggatttgaacttgcaaccttttggttactagtccaacgctctaaccactaggctaccctgccaccccaatattAGTAGTAATATTGTCAGTGTAGATACATTGATGCAGTGCGTCTGTAATGTTCAATAAATGTAAATAGCATGTATAATGGCTGAGGTTGACTATATCCCAAATATGTTCATTCAAAGGCATGTATTACTTTACAACTCAAAAGGCTAATCGAGTATTGCACTGGGTGACCAATTAATGATAGATTTGGGGGTGGGAGAAGACAGGAAATGTAAAGATTAAATGTTGAATGGCTTGCATGATGCATCTTTATAAACTGTTATATAGCCCTACTATGAATTATTTGAGGGGAGAGAGGCTGCACGTAGACAGtaagacagacagggacaggaatGAGCTGGCTAGCCAACCAGTTAGTCTTGACAAATTATCAATTGAGATTGTCTAGCTAACAGTAACTCAAAATTAGGTTGCACTGATAAGCATTCTCGGTCTCTGCGATTAAATACTGGCGAAAGATGAGACGAATGCGAGCTATATTGATAACAGACcatagctactagctagctaacgctaccaTTCAATGGCGGTGGATAGACCACAACAAGCTAGCTGATTAGTGGCTAAGTTAGCAAATGTGTTTCGCTAACACTGTTTAACAGCGTTTCTGATCAAATGTTATGGTTATTTTACTAGCCATATAGTTAGCTATATGTTAGTTAGCTCCGATGGTGCTTCTAGATATGACAAGAACCAtcattaacgttagctagtatGTCAACCATAAAAACGCAGTTGGCTAGTAAATGTCCAAGACACATTTCGCTAGAGAATTAGCTGACCAAGCAGCTGTATTAGCGACATACTGGACAATTGTGTAAAAACTAGAACAATTATTGGAATCAGAATCCAAAATATTGCATGCTAACCAAGCATCGCATGCGATTACATGTGCTGTGCACTGTTAAGCTAAAATAACGCGACTACTGTAGCACCGAACCCGCCATCTCGAGCTACAACTGTAACAATACATAACAGGCCTAGCGGCCTACATCAACACCAACGCTATTGCTGCATTATCTCGACTTATTCTCGGTGTGCGCAAAGTGTACTGTCGTCAAAAATGCCAAATATTCGTTTTTTCCGTTTTCTCATCGGTATCTAAAACAATGTGCATATTTTCGCCCCTATGCTGCCGGGTTTGTTGGTGCGGCTGCGCCGGGGCTGAAATAGCTGGAGATTGCGCGGTAGGGCACTAACCTCAGAGCGGCTGCGCTACTTCGGGCCTGCGCCGTACGATGGGCCTGGGAATCCGAGCTCTAATGGAGGACAAAGAACAGCCAGCCCGAAAACACACCGAAGCTGAAGCTCGGCGGTCCCGCTGATCTACCAGAACACCGGGCTAACCACGCCCCTTTCCAGTTAAAGATCACCGGCAAAAGTAGACTTTTCTTATTTGATAAAAAGTTAAACATATAGCAAATATTGTTCAGTATTCATTCAATATAATCCATATAGCTATGTTTATTTTGTCCgcaaaaaaatatacagtatcgccccccccccccccaaccccccccccccccccccccccccctgaaataAGTAGTTGTTTTTATAAACATCGCTAGCAAAAACAATACACGCAATTTGAATTACATACCTACTGTACAAAATAGGATAATATCTTATTTCTAATGATGTCAACTTTAAACAGCTGCTCGTATCGACAATGTGTTTAGAGTTACCTTTCTAGCTAATAGTCTTTGTTATAGTTTACAGTTCTTCTTCCAATTATAGTGTGGGGAGGTAATGGAAAAACTATCTACaaaatctattcattttaaaatgttgattacttcttgcgattatcattcacctgatgaTAAGACAAGACGTGGAAAACCTTTTTGCTAAGTTATTATAACGACCCTGAGTTTGCGGATATTCCAGTATGTTTAGTTACCGGTTTGCCTGGAAGGGGGGTCCCTTGGGCAAGAAAAGGCTGAAGATCCCTGGCCTTGATTAATGTAATATTTTGGGAGGTCCAAACGGTATGACGCCATTCAATCTGAAACAGGTTTGCCAGAGCCGTTATTCTTCTTTAAACATTTTACTTTTGCCTAAATTGGGTTATTTGAATCAAATTGCATTGTTTTATCTGGTTGACAACATTGATTGTGAACAATcattgtttattctctatgtatagtcactttactcctacctacatgtacaaattacctcgaatacctgtacccccgcacattgactcggtaccgatactctctgtatatagcctcgttattgttattttattgtgttactttttacatgtattttttttactttttttaaatttagtaaatattttcttaactctatttctttaactccattgttggttaagggcttgtaagtaagaatttcacggtaaggtctacctgtttcTATTGTAGTCTAATTCAATACAATGACTCTTTTGACAACAAAAATGGTTAATAAGGTTATACTAAATATGgcatagccacagtagcctactgtgCTAAAAATGCCTGATTCAAAGGGGAATGTAACACTAGCCCTGTTTATCAAGGGGAAATTAAATACAACTAGGGTAAAGCCAAGCACATGTCAAAAGGCCTCCTGCTTCTACTAAGTTAATATGGTACAAAACccactactgcttctactacagttaatatggtacAAAACCCACTACTGCTTCTAATACAGTTAATATGGTACAAAACCTATGCTTGCTGCTACTACAGTTAATACGGTACAAAACCTACTTCTGCTATGACAGTTAACATGGTACACAACCTACTGCTGCTTCTGCAATTAATATGGTAACATTACCTACCCTGCTGCTACTACAGTTAAAATGGTACCAACCCTACTTCTGCTGCCAttacagttaatatggtagatatcctactgctgctgctacagctaatatggtagataacctactgctgctactacagttaatatggtagataacctactgctgctgctacagctaATATGGTAGatacctactgctgctactacagttaatatggtagataacctactgctgctaccaggt
Proteins encoded:
- the LOC116370009 gene encoding LOW QUALITY PROTEIN: nuclear respiratory factor 1-like (The sequence of the model RefSeq protein was modified relative to this genomic sequence to represent the inferred CDS: inserted 1 base in 1 codon), with the translated sequence MEDHSVHQTEHMTTIEEHAVQQVHVATYTDHSMLSADEDSPSSPDDDAYDDSDILHSAGNDEMTAHLAAAGPVGMAAAAAVATGKKRKRPHIFESNPSIRKRQQTRLLRKLRATLDEYTTRVGQQAIVLCISPSKPNALFKVFGAAPLENVVRKYKGMILEDLENALAEHAPPGGELTSELPPLTIDGIPVSVDKMTQAQLRAFIPEMLKYSTGRGKPGWGKESCKPIWWPEDIPWXNVRSDVRTEEQKQRVSWTQALRTIVRTATRQHGREDLLYAFEDQVPQHTAMTTATHSITHLVPSQTVVQTISNPDGTVSLIQWAQGQTVATLADASELPGTVTVAQVNYHCERRESPSCV